A window of Dehalococcoidales bacterium genomic DNA:
AGTGGTGATGAGCTCGTGGAACTCCTTCCCGTCAACTCTACCGAGGTGTCCCTCCAAAGAGGCCATCGGCATTTCCGTAACGGTGTCCCAGCCAACGACATAATACTGTTGTCGTCCGACTCCTCTCTCCTCCATGTACCGATAGAGACCGTACCGGAAGAGCGGCGAGTCAATGTCCTCATCGGTGACTATGTTCTTGCCATCGATCCTGGCGATCGGCACCCTGTGGAAGAACTCCGTGGGAAGGCCCCTCTCTTTCTGTGTCTGCCTGGCCTCAACTATTGGCACCGTCTTAAAGCAGTAGCGGGCACACATGACATCCAGCGCTACCATGTTGAGCGACGCCAGTCCAAACCCTTCAGGTACCCTCACCCCCATCCCCTGATGGCTGATATTGACGGCCTCGATGGCATCGACAACGTGAACCATAAAGACGCCCTGGTCCTGCGTAGCCCGGATGACGTCCGCCTGTGTCCCCGGCATTCCGCGTGTTCTGGTCACAATGTACTCGCCCTTCTCGTTCCTCATGGGAAGGCCGGTCTCATCGTCCATTTGCGGGATCCAGGGCATGTGGGGAAGCTCCGTCTTCATCCCCGGGACGGGGTCCGGGGACCCGTACAACCATCGGCGCTTGCCTGATCCATCATTGCAGGGTGCCTCCTGGGGATAGAGGCCAATACCCAGGTTCTTGACCGCGTTGGTCAGCAGGTCCTGGGCGTGGATCTTAAGCCTGGGCACGTTAACCAGTACACACCCGGGGTAGTCCTTCATATCCTCCGTATCCGCTGGGTCGCCGCCAACAATTGCCTTGTGCAGGGTTATCTCCTGGAAATTGGCCCCATCAGGGACGGACACCACCCTCCCCTTTGAGGCATTGTCGTAGAGGCGGTTCAGGTCATAAACCAGCAGTCTGTCGCCCGCCCTGCCCGGGGGAAGGTACTCTCCGGAGACACTCTCCTGGTAGCCCTTCATCGGGTCATCCGCGTGTGATACATCGTGGCTTTCAGCCAGATACCTCCGCACGAAGTAGAAGCCCCAGCCGCCGTAGAAGTCACCGCTCCGTCCCTCCATGACAGCTTCGGTGGTGATCCGCTTACCTTCGTTGTATTGCAGGCTGAAGAGGACCCCCACAGCCGAGGTAGCACTGGCGGCTTCTCCCAGCGCCATCTCGTGATAGGAGATATCCATTTTGTCGTGGAACCAGCGCATCAAGGCAGCCATGAAAGGCCACTCCGTACAGGTGGTATGGCCCATCCCCTCACCGTGGGTTGCCGGGTCGATGCATAATGGCGCAACCAGGTTGGGTTTGAAAAGCAGCTTCTTCCCCTGCTTGACCTGCGCTTTAACACTGGCAGTGAAGCCGGTCTCCTCATCCAGCTTACCGAGGGCATAGCCCAGGCCAGCATAGATGTAGTCTATTCTGCCCTTTATCTCTTCCCATGCTTCCGCGCTATCCTCATCGATAACCCGCTGCAGCAGCACAGGCATACCGGCATAGGCGCGGCCGGGTTCCATCCTGACGGCAGCAACCGGCGAACCGGAGGTATCCGTACTGAGCACCCCGATACTTGACTCCACCTTCATTCCCTTCTCAAAGGACATTGCATTCTCTCCTTCCAGACATTCGTTACATGACAATGACCGGTACTCCCTGCGAATACCGGTGAATCTGTCTTACCGGCAATGCAGAAACGAACCCATTCCGCACCACAACAGAGACAATTGCCACAAGGTACTACACGTCAGCCGTGATGTCAAATCTCGTGTACCATCCGGTATCAGTGTCGGTCGGCACCGGCATGAGACGAAAGTCGCATACAGGAACAGGGGTGTGTTCTATACTATCTTTAAGTGGATTGGTGAAAAGGACATACCACTGTTCCCGGGCTCTAAGAAAGGACCGGAGGAGGAGCAAAAATGCGAGAGGACATTCAGACAGTACTAAACAGGATAAGACCAGCCCTTCAGGCAGATGGTGGAGATGTGGAGCTAATCGATGTCGCTGATGGTGTGGTCAGCGTGAGGCTAACCGGTGCCTGCGGCGGCTGCCCGATGGCCACTATTACGCTGAAGCAGGGCATTGAGCGAGTGCTTCGCGAACAGGTACCCGATATCAAGGAAGTGGTCAGCGTCTAGAGCCGGTGAGGAAAACGTCTAGGTGTGCAGAATGAGCCCACCGTCTACCGGTATGATCACCCCGGTCACATAGGAGGCATCGTCCGAGGCCAGGAAAGCCGCTACCCTGGCTACCTCCCAGGGCGAACCGAAACGTCTCATCGGGACCTGCCTCAGATTTATGTCACGGACTCTTTCGTCCTGCCATACCGGTTGCACCAGCGGGGTATCTATGTAGCCCGGCATGATACAGTTGCACCTGATATTGTTACGAGCGTAACGTCGGGCAATATGCAGCGTCAGGTGATTGACCGCCCCCTTGGAAGCCGTGTAGGCTACTCCTGGGAGCGGTCGTACTGCTGCCGTCGACGATATATTAACAATAGAGCCACTCCCCGCTTCAATCATGTGGGGAATGGTATACTTGCACATCAGGAACATCCCCTTCACATTAACATTAAACGCCGTGACCCAGTCCTCCTCGGTGGCATCGACAACATCACCACCGACACTCCTCCCCACATTGTTATGTAAAACGTCTACCCTGCCGAAGAGCTGCAAACAGCGGGCAACCGTGGCTTCGCAGTTCCCAGCCTTGACGACATCGGCAACACCGCTCTCTGCCTGACCGCCCTCCTCCCGAATCATATCTCTGGTAGCATCAGCGGCAGCTCCGTCGATATCGACGCAGAACACCCGGGCTCCTTCACGGGCAAACTGCACGGCGGCCGCCTTGCCATTACCGATTCCTTCCCCCTTTGTCCCGGCACCAACAACTATGGCTACCCTGTCCTGTAAACGTCCCATCTTTCTGCCCCTTTCTGCCTGACTTCA
This region includes:
- a CDS encoding DUF362 domain-containing protein, producing MSFEKGMKVESSIGVLSTDTSGSPVAAVRMEPGRAYAGMPVLLQRVIDEDSAEAWEEIKGRIDYIYAGLGYALGKLDEETGFTASVKAQVKQGKKLLFKPNLVAPLCIDPATHGEGMGHTTCTEWPFMAALMRWFHDKMDISYHEMALGEAASATSAVGVLFSLQYNEGKRITTEAVMEGRSGDFYGGWGFYFVRRYLAESHDVSHADDPMKGYQESVSGEYLPPGRAGDRLLVYDLNRLYDNASKGRVVSVPDGANFQEITLHKAIVGGDPADTEDMKDYPGCVLVNVPRLKIHAQDLLTNAVKNLGIGLYPQEAPCNDGSGKRRWLYGSPDPVPGMKTELPHMPWIPQMDDETGLPMRNEKGEYIVTRTRGMPGTQADVIRATQDQGVFMVHVVDAIEAVNISHQGMGVRVPEGFGLASLNMVALDVMCARYCFKTVPIVEARQTQKERGLPTEFFHRVPIARIDGKNIVTDEDIDSPLFRYGLYRYMEERGVGRQQYYVVGWDTVTEMPMASLEGHLGRVDGKEFHELITTTMYYNSACMLWDMQPTVLSWAEASDRLTGSSLLKEIMDGYDENGDGVIDYDENGRKGHWTPVMRFATAAGGLTATAQHD
- a CDS encoding NifU family protein, whose amino-acid sequence is MREDIQTVLNRIRPALQADGGDVELIDVADGVVSVRLTGACGGCPMATITLKQGIERVLREQVPDIKEVVSV
- a CDS encoding glucose 1-dehydrogenase → MGRLQDRVAIVVGAGTKGEGIGNGKAAAVQFAREGARVFCVDIDGAAADATRDMIREEGGQAESGVADVVKAGNCEATVARCLQLFGRVDVLHNNVGRSVGGDVVDATEEDWVTAFNVNVKGMFLMCKYTIPHMIEAGSGSIVNISSTAAVRPLPGVAYTASKGAVNHLTLHIARRYARNNIRCNCIMPGYIDTPLVQPVWQDERVRDINLRQVPMRRFGSPWEVARVAAFLASDDASYVTGVIIPVDGGLILHT